In one window of Chryseobacterium sp. JV274 DNA:
- a CDS encoding alpha-amylase yields the protein MNPTMIQFFHWYSEGDGKLWKEAEKQARYLAKLGITSVWFPPAYKGTNGGYSTGYDAYDLYDLGEFDQKGTIPTKYGIKNDYTKAIKTLKKQNIQVIVDIVLGHKAGGDELEKFKVVKVDEENREKVISDIIEIESYTKFTFPGRGKKYSDFEWNFTCFSGVDYAEGMESHIYKIQSEYGNDWEEMIHDEKGNYDYLMYNDIEHRNPFVREELNRWAKWYFDQTDFDGVRLDALKHISFDFYKEWLTMLRSNSGKNIFAVGEYWAPGYLHLLQKYIEVTEGCMSLFDSSLQNNFHNASKEGSSYDLRRIFDETLTQADPMHAVSLVANHDTQPLQDLEAPVESWFKPLAYALILLRKDGYPCVFYPDLYGAHYVDKDRGGHDQEIFMPKVDGIEELLKARKEHAYGDQKDYFEDANCLGWVRTGDDEHSGCAVVLSNKDAYNKPMEVGQLYTGKKFKDLLKRFKEKVTIDENGWGNFLVPAGNVSVWIPE from the coding sequence ATGAACCCAACCATGATTCAGTTTTTCCACTGGTATTCTGAAGGAGACGGAAAATTGTGGAAAGAAGCCGAAAAACAGGCCAGATACTTAGCAAAACTTGGAATTACTTCTGTATGGTTTCCTCCAGCCTATAAAGGAACAAATGGCGGTTATTCTACCGGATATGATGCGTATGATCTCTATGACCTCGGAGAATTTGACCAGAAGGGAACCATACCTACAAAATATGGTATTAAAAACGATTATACAAAAGCCATTAAAACCCTAAAGAAACAAAATATACAAGTGATTGTAGATATTGTTCTGGGACACAAAGCCGGAGGTGATGAACTGGAAAAATTCAAAGTGGTAAAAGTAGATGAGGAAAACAGAGAAAAAGTAATTTCTGATATTATTGAAATCGAGTCTTATACCAAATTCACCTTTCCCGGAAGAGGAAAAAAATATTCTGATTTTGAATGGAATTTCACCTGTTTCAGCGGTGTAGATTACGCAGAAGGTATGGAATCCCACATTTATAAAATACAGTCTGAATATGGAAATGATTGGGAGGAAATGATTCACGACGAAAAAGGAAATTACGACTACCTGATGTACAATGATATTGAACACCGGAATCCTTTTGTACGGGAAGAACTCAATCGCTGGGCAAAGTGGTATTTTGATCAGACTGATTTTGATGGAGTCAGACTGGATGCTTTGAAGCATATTTCGTTCGATTTTTATAAAGAATGGCTCACAATGCTTCGTTCCAATTCCGGAAAAAATATCTTCGCTGTAGGAGAATACTGGGCTCCCGGATATCTTCATCTGCTTCAAAAGTATATTGAGGTGACGGAAGGCTGTATGAGTCTTTTTGACAGCTCTCTTCAAAATAATTTTCATAATGCTTCAAAAGAAGGAAGTTCTTATGACCTCCGAAGAATTTTTGATGAAACTCTTACTCAGGCAGATCCTATGCATGCTGTAAGTTTAGTGGCCAATCATGATACCCAGCCGCTCCAGGACCTTGAAGCTCCCGTAGAATCCTGGTTTAAACCTCTTGCTTATGCTTTAATCTTATTGAGAAAAGATGGATATCCATGCGTTTTTTATCCTGATTTGTATGGCGCCCATTATGTGGATAAAGATCGCGGAGGTCATGATCAGGAGATATTTATGCCTAAAGTAGATGGAATAGAAGAGTTATTAAAAGCCAGAAAAGAGCATGCTTATGGAGACCAGAAGGATTATTTTGAGGATGCTAATTGTCTTGGATGGGTTCGTACGGGTGATGATGAACATTCAGGTTGTGCTGTAGTATTAAGCAATAAGGATGCTTACAACAAGCCTATGGAAGTGGGACAGCTTTACACTGGTAAAAAATTTAAAGATCTTTTGAAACGATTCAAAGAAAAAGTAACCATTGATGAAAACGGATGGGGAAATTTCCTTGTTCCGGCAGGAAATGTAAGCGTTTGGATTCCCGAATAA
- a CDS encoding carboxylesterase family protein has protein sequence MTPNQQETFIFDTRFGRIIALKEEGIIRAKSIRYAHSERFQKPVAAESSSSNIVAPEKTPVCPQTLSPLVEKMIGATPVDSFEADEFTQYLSITRPETVSENEKLPVIVWIHGGSHEIGCGDLATSDPSEWVKEQYVIVVAVSYRLGLFGFLGGDETRPANLGLLDMIEALKWIKTHIADFSGDENNITLLGQSSGGDAIAHLMISEGVEDLFQRVIIQSAPLGLRHQRQKMAAEFLKKTEALKDETDVLKMMDEYGKFLPSIIKYGLKAAMPFGTQYGCFPLCKEEESVGMWKKNAMKYDVLIGLNNNETAFYLKTSEALNKYFGTGLGLKIMDKTVEKTTEFIYGNPARRFAENLADAGGNVYLFRIYSTLKDNHIGASHCIDLPLIFGNESAWKSSEMLKDIPWSRIHENGKKLRALWAEFARTGKIADTSEKPEILEIRKM, from the coding sequence ATGACACCAAATCAGCAAGAAACCTTTATTTTTGATACCCGTTTCGGGAGAATTATAGCATTGAAAGAAGAAGGAATTATCAGGGCTAAAAGTATCCGCTATGCCCATTCTGAAAGATTTCAAAAACCTGTTGCTGCAGAATCTTCATCATCAAATATTGTTGCTCCTGAAAAAACTCCGGTGTGCCCTCAGACTTTAAGTCCGCTTGTGGAAAAAATGATTGGAGCTACTCCTGTTGACAGTTTTGAAGCTGATGAATTTACACAGTATCTTTCAATTACCCGTCCTGAAACAGTTTCTGAAAATGAAAAACTTCCTGTTATAGTTTGGATTCATGGAGGATCTCATGAAATAGGCTGTGGTGATCTTGCCACTTCAGATCCCTCCGAATGGGTGAAAGAACAGTATGTCATCGTTGTTGCTGTTTCGTATCGATTGGGATTATTTGGCTTTTTGGGCGGAGATGAAACCAGGCCTGCTAATCTTGGACTCCTGGATATGATTGAAGCATTAAAGTGGATAAAAACCCATATTGCAGATTTCAGTGGAGATGAAAATAATATCACCCTTCTCGGGCAGTCTTCAGGAGGTGATGCGATTGCTCATTTAATGATTTCTGAAGGAGTGGAAGATTTATTTCAGCGTGTTATTATCCAGAGTGCGCCTTTGGGGTTACGCCATCAAAGACAGAAAATGGCCGCAGAATTTCTGAAAAAAACAGAAGCATTGAAAGATGAAACTGACGTGTTAAAAATGATGGATGAATACGGAAAATTTTTACCATCCATCATCAAATACGGTCTGAAAGCTGCGATGCCTTTTGGTACTCAATACGGATGTTTTCCTTTATGTAAAGAAGAAGAATCAGTGGGAATGTGGAAAAAGAATGCTATGAAATATGATGTGCTGATTGGTCTGAATAATAATGAAACTGCATTTTATCTCAAAACTTCTGAAGCTTTAAATAAATATTTTGGAACAGGGCTGGGATTAAAAATCATGGATAAAACTGTTGAGAAAACTACAGAATTTATCTATGGAAATCCAGCGAGGCGGTTTGCTGAAAACCTGGCTGATGCTGGCGGAAATGTTTATCTGTTCAGAATTTATTCAACATTAAAAGACAATCATATCGGAGCTTCTCACTGTATTGATCTTCCTTTGATCTTTGGTAACGAATCTGCGTGGAAATCTTCTGAAATGTTGAAAGATATCCCCTGGAGCCGTATTCATGAGAACGGTAAGAAACTGCGGGCTCTCTGGGCAGAATTTGCCAGAACCGGAAAAATTGCTGATACATCCGAAAAACCGGAAATCCTGGAAATCCGTAAGATGTAA
- a CDS encoding helix-turn-helix domain-containing protein translates to MENQEVEIYNSVSEYNKMANHETLHPLVSVIDFSKSDPICQHKRKFGFYTVFLKDVMCGDMQYGKHSYDYQEGTLVFIAPGQTYGIYNKDKYVQPAGSALIFHPDLIKGTNLGKNIKEYSFFSYDVHEALHLSEKEREIILECFKNIKLELEQAIDKHSKSLIVNNIELFLNYCMRFYDRQFITRDHINQGVIGKFENLVDDYLKSENPKNIGFPMVNYFAEKLNLSANYFGDLIKKELGISAQEFIHNKLIDIAKEQIMDQAKTISEISYDLGFKYPQHFTRLFKAKVGISPSEYKILN, encoded by the coding sequence ATGGAAAATCAGGAGGTTGAAATCTATAATAGTGTTTCGGAATACAATAAAATGGCCAATCATGAAACTCTGCATCCGCTGGTAAGTGTGATCGATTTTTCTAAATCTGATCCTATCTGCCAGCATAAAAGAAAATTTGGGTTTTATACCGTTTTTCTGAAAGATGTAATGTGTGGAGACATGCAGTATGGAAAACACAGCTACGATTATCAGGAAGGAACATTGGTGTTTATTGCCCCCGGACAGACCTATGGAATTTATAACAAAGATAAATATGTTCAGCCCGCAGGTTCAGCATTAATTTTCCATCCCGATTTGATAAAAGGAACAAACTTAGGTAAGAACATTAAAGAGTATTCCTTTTTCTCATATGATGTACACGAAGCCTTACATCTCTCTGAAAAAGAGCGGGAAATCATATTGGAATGCTTTAAAAATATTAAACTGGAATTGGAGCAGGCTATCGATAAACACAGCAAATCTTTAATTGTAAATAATATTGAGCTGTTTCTGAATTACTGTATGCGTTTTTATGACCGTCAGTTTATTACAAGAGATCATATCAATCAGGGAGTGATCGGCAAATTTGAAAATCTGGTAGATGATTATTTAAAATCTGAAAACCCTAAAAATATCGGTTTCCCAATGGTGAATTACTTTGCAGAAAAACTGAATTTATCTGCTAATTATTTCGGAGACCTGATTAAAAAAGAGCTGGGAATTTCCGCTCAGGAATTTATCCACAACAAACTTATTGATATTGCCAAAGAACAGATTATGGATCAGGCAAAAACAATCAGTGAGATTTCCTATGATCTAGGATTCAAATATCCACAGCATTTTACAAGACTCTTCAAAGCAAAAGTGGGTATTTCTCCAAGTGAATACAAAATCCTGAACTAA
- a CDS encoding cupin domain-containing protein — protein sequence MVTSGTGYYQEKDKPVQILNPGDIVNILPGIIHWHGADPDSEFTHIAINPNTQNGVIEWLQPVTDEEYNNL from the coding sequence ATTGTAACTTCAGGAACAGGATACTACCAGGAAAAAGATAAACCTGTACAGATTTTGAACCCGGGAGATATCGTCAATATTCTTCCCGGTATCATCCATTGGCATGGTGCCGACCCGGACAGTGAATTTACCCATATCGCGATCAATCCCAACACTCAAAACGGGGTTATAGAATGGCTGCAGCCTGTAACGGATGAAGAATATAACAATTTATAA
- a CDS encoding NAD(P)-dependent alcohol dehydrogenase codes for MSTITVKAYGAESTTADLKEMNIERREVTSKDVEIEILYCGVCHSDLHTARNDWGGSLYPVVPGHEIVGRITKVGSDVSKFKVGDLAGVGCIVDSCGHCDSCQHDLEQYCLNGFTGTYNGKDKHLGGHTFGGYSQKVVVDSHHVLKVPENLDLAAVAPLLCAGITTWSPLKHWNVGPGSKVAVVGLGGLGHMAIKLAKGLGAEVTLFSRTPGKTDDAKQLGADHVVISTDEAQMDAVKGKFDVIIDTVPYVHDVNPYVATLNINGTHVLVGYLGGLEPILNTVPMILGRKSVAGSVIGGIAETQELLDFCGEHNIVSEIEMIKMQDINEAYERMLKSDVRYRFVIDMQSL; via the coding sequence ATGAGTACAATCACTGTAAAAGCTTATGGTGCAGAGTCTACCACAGCAGATCTGAAAGAAATGAATATTGAAAGAAGAGAAGTAACCTCAAAGGATGTAGAAATTGAAATCCTATACTGCGGGGTATGCCACTCTGATCTTCATACAGCAAGAAATGACTGGGGCGGATCTTTGTATCCTGTAGTTCCCGGACATGAAATTGTAGGAAGAATTACTAAAGTAGGAAGCGATGTTTCCAAATTTAAAGTAGGTGACCTTGCCGGGGTTGGATGTATCGTAGATTCGTGCGGACATTGCGACAGCTGCCAACATGATCTTGAGCAGTATTGCTTAAATGGCTTCACGGGAACTTACAATGGAAAAGATAAACATTTGGGAGGTCATACTTTTGGAGGATATTCTCAAAAAGTAGTTGTGGATTCCCACCACGTTTTAAAAGTGCCTGAAAATCTTGATCTTGCAGCAGTAGCACCACTTCTTTGCGCAGGTATTACAACCTGGTCACCTTTAAAACACTGGAATGTAGGTCCTGGTTCTAAAGTAGCTGTTGTAGGACTGGGTGGTTTAGGCCACATGGCGATTAAGCTGGCAAAAGGATTGGGAGCTGAAGTTACTTTATTCTCAAGAACTCCCGGAAAAACAGACGATGCAAAACAACTGGGTGCGGATCATGTTGTCATCTCTACTGATGAAGCACAAATGGATGCTGTAAAAGGAAAATTTGATGTGATCATTGACACCGTTCCGTATGTACATGATGTAAATCCATATGTGGCAACTTTAAACATCAATGGAACTCATGTTCTTGTGGGATATCTGGGAGGTCTGGAACCTATTTTGAACACTGTTCCTATGATTTTGGGAAGAAAATCTGTAGCAGGTTCAGTAATTGGTGGTATTGCTGAAACTCAGGAATTATTGGATTTCTGTGGAGAACATAATATTGTTTCAGAAATTGAAATGATCAAAATGCAGGACATCAACGAAGCTTATGAAAGAATGTTGAAAAGTGACGTAAGATACCGTTTCGTCATTGATATGCAGTCTTTATAA
- a CDS encoding winged helix-turn-helix transcriptional regulator, translating to MTAIKESSTIQENRKTVQDCPVMYVMERIGGFWKPIILFNLSTGEKRYSELKKAIPAVTEKMLIQHLKQLEIDGLIIRTAKPVIPPHVTYKLSEAGNELAPVIDAMAAWAFQDMERNDIKCTEGNKYIVNQDQNAFSQNLKK from the coding sequence ATGACCGCAATCAAAGAAAGTTCAACCATTCAGGAAAACAGAAAGACAGTGCAGGATTGCCCTGTAATGTATGTGATGGAAAGGATTGGAGGATTCTGGAAACCCATTATCCTGTTTAATCTTTCCACAGGAGAAAAAAGATACAGCGAATTGAAAAAAGCAATTCCTGCCGTAACGGAAAAAATGCTCATTCAACATCTGAAGCAATTAGAAATAGATGGATTGATTATCAGAACTGCAAAACCCGTAATACCGCCTCATGTTACTTATAAACTGAGTGAAGCAGGTAATGAGCTGGCTCCTGTTATTGATGCCATGGCAGCATGGGCTTTTCAGGATATGGAAAGAAATGATATCAAATGCACTGAAGGAAATAAATATATCGTGAATCAGGATCAGAATGCTTTTAGCCAAAATCTTAAAAAATAA
- a CDS encoding NAD(P)H-binding protein: protein MKIVITGSLGNVAKPLAQQLIAEGHTITVVSSNDARKQDIESLGATPAIGSITDVNFLTQTFEGADAVFVMTPPAISPDKIVENTTNAGKNYAEALKNANVKRAVMLSSVGAESPVENGPIAGLHHIEKIYNGVENTSFTFLRAGYFYNNFFNDIPLIQNAGIIGGNYPATIEVPVVHPKDIAKAAAEELVKDGNTNNIRYIVSDVRTASDFAKVLGTSVNKPELPWVEFSDEDSLNGMLQAGLPEDMAHLYVEMGRGIRTGVVQKDFIDHGSPVTGNVKLEDFAKEFSSKF from the coding sequence ATGAAAATCGTAATCACAGGATCATTAGGAAATGTAGCTAAACCATTAGCGCAACAATTAATTGCCGAAGGGCATACTATTACAGTAGTAAGCAGCAACGATGCAAGAAAACAGGATATTGAATCTCTGGGAGCCACGCCAGCCATAGGTTCTATTACAGATGTTAACTTTTTAACTCAAACATTTGAAGGTGCAGATGCTGTTTTTGTAATGACACCTCCGGCTATCAGTCCGGATAAGATTGTGGAAAACACTACCAATGCAGGAAAAAATTATGCTGAAGCTTTAAAAAATGCCAACGTAAAAAGAGCTGTAATGCTAAGCAGTGTAGGCGCAGAATCTCCTGTAGAAAACGGTCCTATCGCAGGTCTTCACCATATTGAAAAAATATATAACGGCGTAGAAAATACTTCTTTCACTTTTTTAAGAGCCGGATATTTCTATAATAATTTTTTCAATGATATTCCTTTAATTCAAAATGCCGGAATCATTGGTGGTAATTATCCTGCAACTATTGAAGTACCTGTAGTACATCCCAAGGATATTGCCAAAGCAGCAGCTGAAGAACTGGTAAAAGATGGAAATACCAACAACATCAGATATATTGTAAGCGATGTAAGAACAGCTTCGGATTTTGCGAAAGTTTTAGGAACTTCTGTTAACAAGCCTGAACTTCCATGGGTAGAATTCTCTGATGAAGATTCTTTAAACGGAATGCTTCAAGCCGGATTACCTGAAGATATGGCTCATCTGTATGTTGAAATGGGTAGAGGAATAAGAACAGGTGTTGTTCAGAAGGATTTTATTGATCATGGCTCTCCAGTTACAGGAAATGTTAAGCTAGAGGATTTTGCGAAAGAGTTTTCTTCTAAGTTTTAA
- a CDS encoding ectonucleotide pyrophosphatase/phosphodiesterase, which translates to MKRGIYFLLLLISFTAFAQQVNIDTAQVVIPGRQNSIEAQSKPYVIMISTDGFRYDYAQKYNAENLLKLANGGVKAEAMIPSYPSITFPNHWSLITGLYPSHHGLIDNFFYDYKRKEGYAMSNKKNAEDGSWYGGTPIWGLAEKQGMVSASLMWVGSASDAGGMRPSYYYPYHEKFTPSEKVEKVVNWLKLSEEKRPHFISLYFPEVDGSGHHHGPDSKETEIAVHLIDQAIGNLVQKVNGLGLKNVNFIFVSDHGMIKVDGGTPLEIPAVLFDKNRFDFYNSQTLVRVYVKNPDEVKAVYKELKANKTDDYEVYLDKKLPKYLHFATRDDQYHRIGQILLIPKAPKIFLEKGKKTSVGKHGYNPKVVPEMKATFFAWGPEFKNNLVINEFANINVYPLVAEVLGLKIDQPIDGRLKVLKKTLKDKK; encoded by the coding sequence ATGAAGCGAGGAATCTATTTTTTACTGCTGCTAATTTCCTTTACGGCTTTTGCACAACAGGTCAATATTGATACAGCCCAGGTGGTGATCCCGGGTAGACAAAACAGTATAGAAGCACAGTCTAAACCTTATGTGATTATGATATCTACAGATGGCTTCCGTTATGACTATGCTCAAAAGTATAATGCTGAAAATCTTTTGAAACTGGCCAATGGCGGTGTGAAGGCTGAAGCAATGATTCCAAGTTATCCAAGTATTACTTTCCCAAATCACTGGAGTCTAATTACCGGACTTTATCCTTCTCATCATGGTTTGATCGATAATTTTTTCTATGATTATAAAAGAAAAGAAGGGTATGCCATGAGCAACAAAAAAAATGCTGAAGATGGCAGCTGGTATGGAGGAACCCCAATTTGGGGACTCGCTGAAAAGCAGGGAATGGTATCTGCTTCTTTAATGTGGGTAGGATCTGCCAGTGATGCAGGAGGAATGAGACCTTCTTATTATTATCCTTATCATGAAAAATTCACACCTTCCGAAAAAGTAGAAAAAGTGGTGAACTGGCTGAAATTATCGGAAGAGAAAAGACCTCATTTTATTTCATTATACTTCCCGGAAGTAGACGGAAGCGGACATCATCATGGACCGGATTCCAAAGAAACAGAAATTGCTGTTCATCTGATAGACCAGGCGATTGGTAACCTTGTTCAGAAAGTAAATGGATTAGGATTAAAAAATGTCAACTTTATTTTTGTTTCCGACCATGGTATGATCAAAGTAGATGGAGGTACACCTTTGGAAATTCCGGCTGTGCTTTTTGATAAAAACAGATTTGATTTTTACAATTCCCAGACTTTGGTAAGAGTTTATGTTAAAAATCCAGATGAGGTAAAAGCGGTTTACAAAGAACTGAAAGCTAATAAAACAGATGATTACGAAGTATATCTGGATAAAAAACTTCCTAAATACCTTCACTTTGCAACAAGAGATGATCAATATCACAGGATAGGACAAATTCTTCTGATTCCTAAAGCCCCAAAAATATTCCTGGAAAAAGGGAAGAAAACATCTGTTGGTAAGCATGGCTACAACCCTAAAGTTGTTCCGGAAATGAAAGCGACTTTCTTTGCCTGGGGCCCTGAATTTAAAAACAATCTGGTCATCAATGAATTTGCCAACATTAATGTTTATCCTTTGGTTGCTGAAGTTTTGGGATTAAAAATTGATCAGCCTATTGATGGAAGGCTGAAAGTTTTAAAGAAAACCCTGAAAGACAAGAAATAA
- a CDS encoding GNAT family N-acetyltransferase, translating into MEFKTLANTSIDEILSVFNHSFSDYVIPFHLTKEVLVSKIAAEKMDMNISVGAFEDGKLVGFILQSEKVENGEKIIYNGGTGVVPESRGKGLVRKMYDFIIPVLKERNANTLLLEVIEGNQPAIRAYENLGFTIVRRLLCFNGSIKQGEGNAEVSIRDLNDFQWKLLCSFWDIEPSWQGSVFVLEPMPENYVTLGAYMKDKLVGYIVYSPAVKKIYQFAVDKNYRNRGIGTKLFNAIKEKNGGQTIALNNVDDSSENTSQFLSERVGLNNWLSQFEMKRPV; encoded by the coding sequence ATGGAGTTCAAAACCTTAGCAAATACAAGCATAGATGAAATTTTATCAGTGTTCAACCATTCGTTTTCAGATTATGTTATTCCTTTTCATTTAACGAAAGAGGTGCTTGTCTCAAAAATCGCAGCTGAAAAAATGGATATGAATATCTCTGTCGGAGCATTTGAAGATGGGAAACTGGTAGGTTTTATCCTTCAGTCTGAAAAAGTGGAGAATGGAGAGAAAATTATTTACAATGGTGGAACAGGAGTAGTTCCTGAAAGCAGAGGTAAAGGATTGGTAAGAAAAATGTACGATTTTATTATTCCTGTTTTAAAAGAGAGAAATGCCAATACATTGCTGCTTGAAGTTATTGAAGGAAATCAGCCTGCCATCAGGGCATATGAAAATCTAGGTTTTACAATTGTACGAAGATTACTTTGTTTTAACGGAAGTATTAAACAAGGAGAAGGAAATGCTGAGGTTTCTATTAGGGATTTGAATGACTTTCAATGGAAACTGCTATGTTCTTTCTGGGATATTGAACCTTCATGGCAGGGATCGGTGTTCGTATTGGAGCCTATGCCTGAAAACTATGTGACTTTAGGTGCTTATATGAAAGATAAACTTGTTGGGTATATTGTTTATAGTCCTGCAGTGAAAAAAATATACCAGTTTGCAGTAGATAAGAATTACAGAAATCGTGGAATTGGAACAAAGCTTTTTAATGCTATTAAAGAAAAAAACGGAGGACAAACCATTGCCTTGAATAATGTAGATGATTCTTCAGAAAACACCAGTCAATTTCTTAGTGAAAGAGTAGGACTGAACAATTGGCTGTCACAGTTTGAAATGAAAAGACCTGTTTAA
- a CDS encoding GrpB family protein, whose product MKVTFEKYNPFWKKQFETIKNELENYIGFLNPEIEHIGSTSVEGLSAKPVIDIMIGVKDEKELDKVPSLLEGKDYVYYEKYNEDMPYRRFFIKLIDHTHTLGFPDVIYSNDEIPERIHNHHLRIAHIHVIPTSSEHWLRHLAFRDYLRIHPEVKEEYQKLKEELSKKEWFDGNDYNQEKDPFIKREEHNAIQWYLNQQK is encoded by the coding sequence ATGAAAGTTACCTTTGAAAAATATAATCCTTTCTGGAAAAAGCAGTTTGAAACCATTAAAAATGAACTTGAGAACTATATCGGTTTTTTGAATCCGGAAATTGAACATATTGGCAGCACATCTGTGGAAGGTTTATCTGCAAAACCTGTTATTGATATTATGATTGGGGTAAAGGATGAAAAAGAACTTGATAAAGTTCCATCTTTACTGGAAGGCAAAGATTATGTCTATTATGAAAAGTATAATGAAGATATGCCGTACCGCCGTTTTTTTATTAAACTTATAGATCATACCCATACATTAGGATTTCCTGATGTTATTTATTCAAATGATGAAATTCCTGAGAGAATTCACAATCATCATCTCCGCATTGCTCACATTCACGTTATTCCGACTTCTTCAGAACACTGGCTTCGCCATTTGGCTTTCAGGGATTATCTTCGTATTCATCCGGAGGTAAAAGAAGAATATCAAAAACTGAAAGAGGAATTGAGTAAAAAAGAATGGTTTGACGGTAATGATTATAATCAGGAAAAAGACCCATTTATAAAAAGAGAAGAGCATAATGCCATTCAATGGTACTTGAACCAACAGAAATAA
- a CDS encoding T9SS type A sorting domain-containing protein: protein MKLKTTLLLIGFFAFFHVKSQYSTGTVPLFSTPGGADLAYSVKIDLTPSLVTLTLIGPSTGWLGMAFDTTNMDDIGKDVVIFDGTNLSDRTFNGQGVVPPLDGTQNWTVTSNTVAGSVRTVVATRALNTGDANDHVFTVPPTSPLNITYGRRLSNFTIAYHGSNSCGTTALNFGTLGTNETVLESKKIVLYPNPAKETVSFKNADKIKSVDIYESAGRKVRSVKLEGENISVRDLKSGAYYFEITLKDGTTSYEKLIKE from the coding sequence ATGAAATTAAAAACTACATTATTATTGATCGGATTTTTTGCTTTTTTTCATGTAAAAAGTCAATATTCGACAGGAACTGTGCCTCTTTTTTCCACACCGGGAGGAGCAGATTTGGCTTATTCAGTTAAGATAGACCTTACCCCTTCTTTAGTTACCCTTACCCTTATTGGTCCTTCTACAGGATGGCTGGGAATGGCTTTCGATACAACGAATATGGACGATATAGGGAAAGATGTTGTAATTTTTGATGGTACTAATTTAAGTGACAGAACATTTAATGGACAAGGTGTGGTTCCGCCTTTGGATGGAACTCAAAACTGGACTGTAACCTCTAATACAGTGGCAGGGAGTGTTCGTACTGTAGTCGCTACAAGAGCTTTAAACACAGGAGATGCTAATGACCATGTCTTTACCGTTCCTCCTACAAGTCCTTTAAACATTACTTATGGACGCAGGTTATCAAACTTTACGATTGCTTATCATGGTTCTAACAGCTGTGGTACTACAGCCCTTAATTTTGGTACTTTAGGTACTAATGAAACAGTTTTGGAAAGTAAGAAAATAGTTCTTTATCCAAACCCGGCCAAAGAAACGGTGAGCTTTAAAAATGCTGATAAAATAAAATCTGTTGATATTTATGAATCTGCAGGAAGAAAAGTAAGATCTGTAAAACTTGAGGGAGAAAATATCAGTGTCAGAGATTTGAAATCAGGTGCTTATTATTTTGAAATCACTTTAAAAGATGGAACTACATCTTATGAAAAACTGATTAAAGAGTAA
- a CDS encoding ankyrin repeat domain-containing protein produces MRNVILIVGLFLSSLISAQEKAKSIFDIARSGTVPEVQELMKQNPDIINQINENGFSPLILACYRGNIPVAEFLITHVKNMNYASGEGTALTASVFKGDKNLTQKLLENKADPNVASSSGVTPLIYAVQSQNKEMVELLLKNKANKALSDKQGKTVFEYALFTKNQDIINLLKN; encoded by the coding sequence ATGAGAAATGTAATCTTAATTGTAGGACTATTTCTGAGCTCATTGATATCTGCTCAGGAAAAAGCAAAATCAATATTTGATATTGCCAGGAGCGGAACAGTTCCTGAAGTACAGGAGCTGATGAAACAAAATCCGGATATTATTAATCAGATTAATGAAAACGGATTCTCTCCCCTTATTTTAGCTTGTTACAGAGGGAATATTCCAGTTGCGGAATTTTTAATTACTCACGTTAAAAACATGAATTATGCAAGTGGAGAAGGAACGGCGTTAACGGCTTCTGTTTTTAAAGGAGATAAAAACCTTACTCAGAAATTATTAGAGAACAAAGCTGATCCAAATGTGGCAAGCAGCAGTGGAGTAACTCCATTAATATATGCTGTACAGTCACAAAACAAAGAAATGGTAGAGCTGCTACTAAAGAATAAAGCAAATAAGGCATTATCCGATAAACAAGGGAAAACTGTTTTTGAATATGCTTTATTTACTAAAAATCAAGATATTATTAACCTATTAAAAAATTGA